From the genome of Alicyclobacillus sp. SO9:
TGAGACCATAACGAGCAACTCGAGGTTTTTTGATGATGCTTCACGTGTTCCGAGGCGTGGCATAACAATGGGACTACAATCTATTATGCAGTCAAAAAAGATAGTACTATTGGCCTTCGGGCAAGAAAAATCCCATGCGGTGAGATTGGCCCTCTCCGGTAAAGTAACTACAGATATTCCGGCAAGTATGTTACAGCTACATCCAGACGCCACTGTCGTGTTAGATGCTAACAGTGCCGAATTGTTATCTTCCAGACAGTAGCACAACCTTGTTGGTCAAAGGAGGCGACATGTCTGTTCGGTCAATACAAATAATTGACCCTGTGGAGGTCCCTCTTAAGCCCATTAACCCACGAACACCGTATTCTTTTTAAACATTCATAGTTAAAATAAGAATTTTGGGTGAAGGTAGCTCCGTGCGTGTGTCTCCACCCTTTGTCAGATCGACTTAGGTAAGATTCGAGTGTCATGAAGAACTATCTCCCGTGCATTTGGTAGGGGTATGGCCCAGGTGGTTGATATGAGGGTTGGTGTCCTCTTTCTGACCATGGGCTTAAAGACCCCATGAATGAGAGGAAGGTGCATCGGCGTGCACGCACTCATAGAATGCCTTACGGTAGAGGTCAAGATTCTTAGGTTTAGGGAGGGTCTTTGATCTAGTATGCTTTTACGATCATCGGGATCCATCTAAACCTTTGTAATTTTTTCACACGAATCCCGCCCCTCTGTACGTTCGCCAAATGATTTAGTACAGTGTATTATGAGTAATTAGCGCTTGAGCAGGATAGCCACCTAGTATGAAGGGGTAATTCCCACCCCATCTCTTCGTTGTATCTTGCCAAAGTTGAATTTTTTAGGGTATGCTACAGCTAACGGAGGGGTTGTATGAAGATAGAAGAACGTATTGGAGAAGCCTTGGACTCAATCCGTGAGGCGATACAACAAGACGGCGGCGACGTCGAATTTGTATCTTATGATGGCTTTACAAAGACCGCTTTTATCGCACTGACGGGTCAGTGTGTAGGCTGCCCGGCCAGTACCTTGACTTTAAAAATGGGTGTTGAGCGGGCTATCAAGCAAGTTGTTCCTGAAGTAGAGCACGTAGAAGCATACTAAGAATTGTGGGCCAAACGGACGTTCTACGCAATTACACAGAAAAAATACATTGCGGCGGTGCGAGTGCACCGCTTTTTCCATGCATATGGATATACTGCGTAGTAGGTACTTGTCGTATGTAGAACAAGCGTCACTAAATGAAGCATCGCGGGTGAGAATATGGGGATATCAACCAAAAAACCAAAAAGCCCTTTTGTGAAGTTTGTCATCCACCTGTTTAACGGCGTGGTCGATCACGACATTGCTTCACTAGCGGCCACGATTGCATTCTATGCGTTTTTCTCGCTGTTTCCACTGCTGCTGCTGGTTATTTACGCAGGTTCTTTTCTGCTCCCGCATGTGCAAACCGAACAAGTACTGCTAAAGGTACTGCAGCCGTATTTTCCGGCATTAAGCGGCACACGGGAGTTCATTCAGCATAATCTCGACAATTTGAGTGTACAAGGACGCAACATCAGTTTGATTAGTGCGGTCACTTTGACCTGGTCTGCTACCAGCGGCTTCATTGCTTTGCAGCAGGCCTTGGACGTAATCTGGAAGTCACAGCAGCGTTCATTTTTGGCTCGTCGTCTGATCTCGTTTCTGATGCTGATTATTCTCCTGCTGCTTGCACTGTCCACTGCTGTGATTACATCGCTCTATCCGTTGGTACAGCACATTCCCGTGTTACAGCACGGGATTCTGGCACGGCTTTCCGCCAAGCTTTCCGTGATTAGCGGCTTTTCCAGAATCCTCTTTCCTCTCTCCCTGTTTATCGGCTGTCTTGTGATATACCGGTTTCTGCCGTCGAAGAAAGTTGATTGGACCTACTTGCTGCCTGGAGCCTTGTTAACAATGGTAAGTGTCGACGTTGGCCGTGCCTTATTTACGTGGTATGCTTCACACTTATCGCGTTATCATATCATCTACGGTACTTTTACAGTCGTCATGCTGGTGGTCTTGTGGATGTATCTGGCCAGCATTGCCATGCTGTTTGGCGCTGAAGTATCCGCCAGTCTGTTTGCCCTGCAGGAAGAAACAGATTAGTCCCAAAGCCTTCTTCAAACTCCTTGGTCATCAAGTCATCAAGTCATCAAGGTTTCACGGCAGGCGCAACGATTGTCGGCCGCACGGTGACAGCCACATTCCCGCGCAGTGCGCTTGAAACCATACAGGTGTGCTCGGCATGGTTAGCCAAGTTGATAATCTCGTTCTCGTCTATCTGCTCGCTGAAATAGATGGTAGGTTGATGTTCAATTTTATCGTAACGCAATACGTCTTCGTCCACAGCGTATCCGGATGACTTCAAATCAATCCTGGTGTATGGAATCTGGCGATTTGACAACAATGTGGAAAGCGTCATCATGTAGCAACTGGCAGATGCAGCCAATAGAAGTTCTTCTGGAGTCGTTCCCTGTCCTGGGCCCCCGCGTTCAAGGGACATGCTGACATCAGTGCTGAAAGCAGAGAAATGAATCGTGCCAGTTTCTGTTTGTGGTCCTGACCATAGACCTTGGATGGTATACGTATGACTATTTTCCATGATAGCGTTCCCCTTTCTTGACTGTTCAGAAAAATTCCAATTGTCAACAGTTATTGTAACGCCGACTGTTGGTCCATTACCAGTATGTTCGTTAAAATTTTGAGAAGTTCCCAACGGAGTATGATAAGCTAGACAAGGATTTTGCACAGAGAAAGGACGTACACGATGGATTTCATCTCATTGACGGGGCTTCAATTTTACGGATTTCACGGTGCGCTAAGTGAGGAAACACACCTCGGACAGCGATTTATCGTTCACTTGAAACTGTACCTAGACCTGCAGGACGCAGGACAGACAGATTCTCTCTCTGCAACCGTGGATTACGCGCAAGTCTATAAATGTGTTCGCAATGTCGTAGAAGGAGCCAGTGTTCGACTTATAGAACGCTTGGCAGAGCAGATAGCTCGCAATGTATTTGAAGAGTTCCCGTTGATTCAACAAATTGATGTTGAGGTGGAAAAGCCGGGGGCACCTATTCCTGGAGTGTTTGGGAATGTGGCCGCACATATCCATCGCCACCGAAAGGAGTTGCCGTAAAGCCTGTTCATTGAAAGCCAATGAACAGGTCTCGGCGGATGGCGAATGGCCAGGTGAATGGTGTATCGAATAAGTCGTTAGCGAACGATTCTATACACAATACATGCACCATAAAACAGCCAGGTTGTCGGCCCTGAGCTCCAGACCAGTTTGCGGGCAGGTTGAACCTTTGCCTGTCGGCCCACTTTGTTGTCTGACAAATACATCGCTAACAACCCATTTACGACGTGACGATGGATATTCGTGTTTGCTTCGATGCCTTGCACGTGCTGCAAGGCTTCTGCTTTGAAACGGCGCAAGCGGGAGTAGGCCTGTCCCATCGATGGATAGGATTGGACAAAATTAAAATCTCCCTCTTGAATGTCTTCTTCCAGGTCAATCAGGTAGTCCAGCAAAATGTGAAGTCCGCACAACCACGGAAAGTATCCCTTCCAAATCGCTTCAGCCTGTTCCTTAGAGAGAGCATTTTGAGCAGCTGCGAACAAAGCAAACGTCCCTAACGTCGATCCCGTTGCCGCCGCAAACTCCCACCACGACAACTCTGGAAATTGTTCTTCGTACCCTTTTGCCCATTCAATCAGGCGCGGCTGTCGCTGTGACGGCTCAATATGTTTATACTCCTGGAGCTCACAGTACCGCTGTGTCAGCCACTCCACGTAGGGCTTGGCTGCATCGTATCCAGGCAGCTGCCGGATTTCCGACTGACACGCAGTAACGAGATCCGCCAGATAACCGCCGTCGTCAGGATATCCGCGCAAAGCATAATAGGGGCGCAAAGGGGCATCCGGATTAACAGCGTCGCGCATGGCGTGATGTAACTGATGAAAATCCCGTTCGTCATAGGTCTCGCATCTGTCGCAGAGGTTGTCCAAGTAATCGCTGATGGTCTGCAATGCCACTATCAGACGAACCAATTGACGCGTTCCTGCTATCTGCTGTGCGGCGTATACGCTGCCTCCGTCAGAGTGAAAGCGTTTGGTCGTGAGGCTCGCTAAAGCCTGCTGGCGCAGAACATCGTCCGGGATGTTGGAAGCTTTTTGCGTCCATCGTCGGATTTCGTTCCGCGCCACCGGCATCACTCTGAAAAAGAGACGGTACAGAAATCGAGGAGAGTTCATCTTGATGGATGAATACAGGGTGTTACACCTCCGCAGGGGATTATAGTGTTGCAAAACTCTATTTCATGAGAAACTGACCGAGATCGCCCGCCATTTTCAACGCCTTCTTTGCATTATCGGCGGTTAAATACTTTCCCAAACTTCCTGGAACCGCTGCTCCTGGTCCTTGGGGTGTCGGAGTCTTTGCAGCAGTGCCAGGAGAGAATGGAATTGGGTGAGACTGCGCTGCGGGTTGAGCCATTTGGCTTTGCGCCGGCGGATTCGATTGTGCACTCGGACTTTGCTGCAGGTAACCCTGCTCATTATTAATGAATCCTCTGCGTTTGGCCCCTTTATGGACCATCGTCAACAATTCCCTGACTTTTTCGTCCTGAGCCACGTTAAAGGCGAGAGAGCCGAGTCGAATGAATGTGTTAAACTGCATTGTCCCCACCTCCACGTTGAGGCACCGAAAGGTTTCAGTCCCTTGACATCGTCATGTACTGATACAATTACAATATGTGAAGGCGAGTAAACCGGGACAGACACATGTCATTGTTGGCATGCGGAATTTACGAATTTCCTCTCGAGCATTATTCCATGACAAGAGGCGACTGGACATACGCCAATAAAAGCTTAAACGTATTATCAAGTGCGGCAACATGGGTTCGCTCATAGGCGTGTGAATTGGCTACGCCAGGTCCAATCAAACCGTGTTTGACGTCGACACCGGCTCGCATGGCCATGGATGCGTCGGAATTGTAGTACGGATACACATCTACCGCATATGTCAGGCCTGCCTGTTCTGCCAGAGAGACCAAGTGCCTTCTGAGTCCCAGATGGTAGGGGCCCGAAGAGTCTTTAGCGCAGATGGAGACACAGGACTCGGAAGTGGTTTGACCATCCCCGATGGCCCCCATATCGACGGCAAGATACTCCCATGTCTCCGGTGGAATGTTGGAATTTCCGCCGTACCCGATTTCCTCGTTGTTGCTAATAAGAAAATGTACTGGATGTGGGAGCTTTATGGACTTCTGCTGAATTTCGCGTAACAAGCCGAATAAAATCGCAACACTTGCCTTATCGTCCAAGTGTCTGCTTTTAATGTACCCGGAGGGAGTAATGGTTGAGCGTGCATCAAAGTACACAAAATCCCCAACAGAGACTCCTAGGGCTTCTGCTTCTTTTTTTGTATCTGACTTTGCATCAAGCACAACTTCGATATTGTCCTGGGTACGTTCTGTTTTACCGATTTCCCGGTTTACATGGACTGCCGTATTGTGCAGGATAACTGTACCCGTTATGGTCTGGCCGGACTCGGTATGTACCTCGCAGTACTCTCCTTCAATTGTATTCCATGCATATCCGCCGACCTGGGTCAGACGTAACCGACCGCTTGGCAGAATTTCCTTTACCATTCCGCCAAGTGTATCGACATGACCCGTAAGCAGACGTGCTTTGCTTGCATCTTCGCCAGGTACAGTGAAGAGGAGAGCTCCTTTTCTAGACGTTGTTGATGTAATACCAAAACTCGACACTTCTTCTGTCAGACGCCGAATAATCGTTTTTGTGTCACCTGTCGGACTGGGTGTCTTCAAGAGTTCCAACAAAAGGGTTTGTATGTATTCCACATGTTCTGGTGTGCCTGCTACAGTCGTTGATGAATTGTTCAATGAATAGACCTCCTTCAGCAACCCCTATTTTAACACTGTCTGCGTCTAACGTGTAACGACTCCGTCGGACACCTTTATTTGACAGTGTTCATCTGTTACTGTTCATTTGCCTTTACAGGCCTGTGACAGGTAAGCTTGAACAAGCACTTTATAGAAGGAGCGCTATCGATGCCTACAAATTTGATGCAGACAGAAGACAAGGTGTTTCTAACGCAGATTTCCCAGCTTGCCAAATCCTTTCAAGACTCAGGAGACAGTGCTGCGGCAAACAAGTTGAGGGATCTCATAGACCGCGCCCAAACAGATGAGGGCAGCGCGTATGCAGCTTTTGTCGGATTGTTTTCTGCAGGAAAATCAAGTTTGTTAAATACACTCTGTGGCAGTGATTTGAAGACGGGGGCAGTGCCGACAACTGCCGAGGCCACCCAAGTGAGGCTTTCCGACAGGAATTCGAATGTGGTGTTACTGGATACCCCGGGAGTGGACTCGACGGACGATGCTCATCAGGAAGCAACGGAGAAAGCACTGCACTTAGCCGATGCAATTGTGCTTGTCATGGATTATCAACATGTTGAGGCCGAAGAAAATCTGGAATTGGCTCAACAGTTTGGTGAAGGTCAGAAACGACTGGCTATCGTCGTCAACCAGATTGACAAGCATTTGGATTTTGAACTACCGTTTGAAGATTTCCGGCAACGTGTTGTGACAACCCTTGATGACTGGGGAATTGAATATGATAAGCTCTTTTTCACCGCCAATACAGATAGTCCATACAATCAGTTAGACAGTTTGTCCCAGTGGCTGTTGGAGCTTGCGATACCGCAGGTGAACGAGGGCACGGAAGAAGCACAGCAACCAGAGGACGCATTGGAAGCTCATGGCAGCACTCAACCCATTCCTGCACGCACCGATATGCTGATGCTTCGAGTCGAAGAAGTGGTAGATGAGCATGTGAGGTGGCTCTTTCAAGCAGACTGGCAGAAAGAATCTGAGCGTGTCGAACAGTTGGCAGGATTTCAACTTGACACAGTTGCAGACATCAAGCAGGAATTTGCCGATATAACGCGGCGAGTCGACGAGAACAGACGATACTTGGAGAAGGCCGCAGAGCAATTGCACCACGTTCATGACACCATCTCTGAAAAGATGTTGAGAAGCATTGATTCGGCTCAAATTGCACCTTACGAGACCACGGGAAAGGGCAAGGCCTTCATTGAAAGCATGAAACCGGGGTTTCATGTTGGATGGATACGAAAAGAGGAGAAAACGAGGGACGAACGTCAGACCAGGCTGCAACGCTTTGTCGAAGACTTGCGCTCGAAGTCAACGCAGTTTTTGCTTTGGCCGACGCAAAGTGAACTTCGCCAGATGCTTGCAGAGCAGAAATGGCTGTTCACCGAAATCGAAGACGAAATTTCCCATATGGAGTTGTCGGTGACTGAGGAATTGTGCAGCAGGTTAGTGGAAGAGGGAGCGCTGGTGTCCGACAGCTACTCTCACCAGTATGTTGCAGATGTAGCTTCCGCAATCAGGGCTCAATGTTCGAGGCAGGTCAAGCGAATCCTTGAGAAGGTCAGAGAAGTTACCGAGGAACATCACACTATGGAGTTGTCTGGTGAAAGACAAGCCTTGGAGCGTTTGAAGGAGATTCAATCAGCACTTGCTGACATGATTCGTTTGAACGAAGATATGGAAAGAGACAAGGAACAGTACATGAGTTATGTCCTAAGCCAATAAGCCGTTGCTTTGAAAGGTGAAAACATCCATGAAGTCAATGTCTATTGAAGAATTGCAAACTAGCGTAACTACGGCCGTCAACCGTCTCCAGGAGTTGCCTCACAGTTCACACTGGGACAGACCGTTGCTGCGCTTACAGCAGCGTCTTGACAACAATCAAAAACTCGTTGCCGTCTTTGGAGCATTTTCGGCAGGAAAGTCGTCCTTAATCAATGCCCTTGTTGGAGACAATGTACTGTCAGTGTCTCCCAATCCGACAACAGCCAGTATCTCACAGGTTCAGTATGGAAGCGTGCCCGGCATAGAAATCACCGCCAAAACAGAAGAGCAGGTGCAGCGGGACGTCGATGCCGCAATGACACAGTTACACAAAGCACCGGCACCTCTCACAGAAGCCCAACAGGCGGCGACAGCTATGAAACTGCCGAAGTTTTCACCTGCGCAGAGGAAATACGTCTCCTTCCTAAAGAGCTTTGCACGGGGTTTTGCAGACATGCGGGACCGTTTGGGTCACACTTGGCAGGATGAATGGGACCAGCTTCAGCGCTATACGGCCGATGAGCATATTGCAGGGTTTGTTGACAGTGTTGCACTGTCCTTTGCTGCGCCCGTATTAGAGGAAGGACTCGTACTCGTTGATACACCAGGGGTCGATTCCATACACCGCAGACATACGGACGTCGCGTTTCGGTACATTCAGGAAGCCGATGTGGTTATCTTTGTGTTGTATTATACCCATGCGTTTTCCCGGGCAGACAAGAATTTCTTGCAACAACTGGCAGGTGTACAGGATGTTCTCGGCGAAAACAAGCTCATTGTCGCAGTAAACGCCGTCGATTTGGCCTCATCCGAAGCAGAAAAAGAAGATGTCCTGGCACGTGTGCGGGATGAGTTGACCAAGCTTGGATTGCCCCATCCCGTCGTTATCCCTGTTTCCAGTCAGTTGGCCCTGGCAGCAAAACAGTGGCAAGCAGGCGCACTGAGTGAACAGATGGAGGCAGTGGTTCGAAAGCGCATCGGTTTGAATGACACAGATTCGTTACCAGATGCAGATGAAGTCTTTGCACTGTCTGGGTTTGCAGGGCTGGAGACGCAAGTAGAGCAGTTTGCGAAGGAACACGTCTACAGTAGTCTGCTTGACAGTGTTCAAAGGATCTTTGCCGATACACTAGGACACATTTCAGAGCACATCGATTTACTTGAAAAAAGACAATCGGCCACAGATGAAGAGAGGTCGCGGCTGCGTGAGATGCGCAATGAATCTGTTGTGCAGCTGAGCGACCTTATATCTGCCCTCAACAATGGACAGTTGTCAGAGGAAGTTGTGGAAACATCAGATTGGAACGAGCTTGGTTTCCACGCAGCGCAGCGCATTCGATTAAAGTTTTCTCAGTTGTTTCGGGAGGCATTTTATCCCGGCAGGTTTCGTCAGGAAGCAAAAGCAAAAATTCAATTGCAGGACGCCGCGGCTGAGTTGGCTACATCTATCGCAATGCAGTTGGATATCGAGTCGAGAACCCTCTGGCTTCGCTTTCAATCATCCTTGATGCGAGCTCATGCTGAACTGAGAGACAAGGTTGGCCAGTTGTTATACAGCTGTCAAATAGAACGTAGTGAACTTCTGGACACTGAATATACTATGAGGGACAGTGAAATGCCAATCAACGAGGCGCAAGTGTCAATTGATACATTTACTCCGGTGCTCCGTCACTACAGGTCAGCAAAGCAGTTTTTTGAAGGGGGAGGAAATCAGGCTGCACTGCAACAGGCTGAAGAGTTAGTTCAACCTTTGCTTCAGGAAAAAATACAGTCTTTCCAAAGACAGGCAGAGGACAAGTTGCGTAAGGGGTTCAGAATTGAATCCGAAAGCCTGTGCCAAAGTGCTGTCGCGATGATTCAGCAGAGCATGTCAAAATCTGAGTCCGGGGACTCAAAGGGCGGCGTTGATTCAGATTTGAGAATGTGGCGGGAGTTATACCAACAGTTTGCTACAGAACTGGAGTTATTGAAGTCAAGCCGCATTAGCTGACGTCTAGCAGTACAAATCCAAGCTTTCAGAGCCTGGACGGTTGCGGTATCATGAATCCAAGGAGGGGTTCGGTTGGCATCCAGATGGAACGATGATTTTGACAATTGGAGCAGCGGCCGACGGCGCAGTCAGTTATGGGTCGTTGTTGTCGTTGTCGGTGTAGTTCTATACATAGCCGGAGTATTCAGCGGGATGTGGATCCGCCCACAGTCAGTACAAACAGCTCCGGCGCCTGCGAATGCTACGCAGGACAACTCTCAAAACGCTGGGGGGCAATTGCCTGCTGGCGGGGTATCCTCGAACGTGGTTACCAGAGTCTACAAAGCATCTCTTCCGAGTATTGTAACCATTACTTCGATTCCACCCAACTCGAAGAATGGGTCTCAGGCAGATATCGGAACCGGATTTCTCGTCGATACAAAAGGAGACATTGTCACAAACAATCACGTCGTAGCAGGGCAGCCAACGGTTCAAGTGACAACAGGTGGGCATACCTACAAGGGCTCTGTTGTGGGTACGGATCCGCTCGATGACTTAGCGGTTGTCAGAGTGGCAGAATTAGTCGGGAAAAAACCTCTTCCGCTAGGCTCTGCCAAGCATTTGGTGCCTGGACAGACCGTCGTGGCCATTGGTAATCCCTTTGCTTTAACGGGATCGGTCAGTTCTGGCATTGTGAGCGGCTTAAACCGCTCCATGCCCACTAAAAGCGGGCGTGTTATGAGCGGTCTGGTGCAAACAGATGCAGTTCTGAACCCTGGCAATTCAGGCGGTCCACTGTTGAACAGCAAGGGCCAAGTCGTTGGCATCAATACAGCGATTGAGAGTCCAATCGAAGGTTCTGTTGGAATTGGGTTCGCAATTCCCATCGATCGCTTTCGTTCCGTGATGCCAAAACTTGTTGCCGGAAAGACAATTCAGCATCCGTATCTGGGCATTTCTGCCCTTCCAATTGACCCGGTCATTCAACAGAAGTATCAGTTGCCTGTCAGCGAGGGCGTGTTGGTGATTAGTGTTAAGAAAGGTGGTCCGGCAGCGAAAGCAGGAATTCGTGGAGACACGGGGACCACAAAGAAGATTAAAGGTGACGGCGATGTGATTACACAAATCAATGGCAAGCCTGTCACAAGTGTTGCCAGCTTGACAGCTGCCATCAGCGATTACAGCGTTGGCAGCAAAGTCACAGTCACGCTCCTCAGACATGGAAAAACCATGCATGTGCAGGTTGTGCTGGGAAAATGGCCGAAGAGCCTGTCGTAAACCCGACAGGCTTTGAAAGACGACTTGAGCGTTTGAACTAGTTTCTTCGGGGTGTCGATTTGTTCTTAAATGAAACCATGTTTCGGACAGAGCTGCCATCGAGAAGAAGGATGACTGAAAACAGCAGTGTAATCAAACTGATGCCGAGCCCCGCTTGAAACGAGCGGGGCTTGTAGTTCAGAGTGATGACGTGCTTGCCGCGGGAAACGTGAACCGCCGTCAGCATTGAGGATATCCGGGTTACAGGTGTCTTTTTGCCGTCAACCGTCGCTTCCCAGTTTGGGTCATAGGTTTGCGAAAGAACGAACTCTCCGCTGTGCCCTGCGTTTACGGTCCAGCTTTGTTGGTTCGGAGTCCACGCTTTCAGTTTGGCAGTTCCATAGTCTGGATGCAAAGGGTCGTTGGGAGAGGTGACCCAGGCTGCATACAGCGGGTTTGGATTCTTCCAAACAGTAACCCCATTAAAGTCGGCTACCTTCTTCCAGACACGGGCGCCGAAGGTCCGATTCACGTTATAGCTAACGGTTCCATGGCTGGTAAACAGCTGGACGGTCTTGACATTGAATGTTCCTTGCCAACTTTGACTTGTAATCGTCACTTTCGTGGCTGCAGTTTTTGGCCAAGTCTTTGGAATAGGGATCACGTACGAGGGTGCCGGCCACCCAGAAATTTGCTCAGTATAGTAATGCGAACCGCTTTGCAGCGTGACAGAGAACAGTGGTGCGTAGGCATCAATGACTGTATGATGTGCACCCATCACAATGCGAAGTGAGGACGTATTTTTCAGTCGCGGCAACCAGTGCATCCACTTTGCCACCCCCTGACTGCTAGAGGTAAGACCTCCGGCGTCAGCGCCTGTTACGATGTACTCCACACCCAAAGCATTAATGAACTGCCGTGGTTCAGAGAGGAACGTGCGGTCCCGCCACGTGAGATTAACATCTCGTACATACCAGTCGGCCACGAGAGAATCATAGCCGTTGATAGAGGGGATGCGATTGATTGCCGACCGGTCCAGCATCAGCGAGTTGGTTCCCAGTGAGGCAACCCGCGAAAAGGGGTAGGGGCCGGACAAATGAGTGGAAATGAACTTTTGCAAAGGCGTCGGCTGCCGAAAGTGGCCCTGTTCCCACTCGACAAATTGGGACATGGAGTAGGTCTGAGAAACGAGATCGACCACTGCAATCACCGCTAATCCGTAGCCCAGCCACGATTTGGCGCGGTCTGGGACGGCAAAGCTCACAACGATGATAAGCAGGAGCAGTACCAGCAGGGTTAGAGGCACCCAGAAGCCGGCGGGAGTCATCTTTACATACGGACCTATCCACCGCACACCGAGCAGCACAACAATCAGCACTGACACTGTTGAGGTAATGAGAACACGAAGAGTTCGCTGTGAGCTTGCCTGAAGCAGTTGTGCAAATCCGATTGCAGCTAAAATCGCTAACGAGAAGTCGGTTAATCCTACATACCGCGCGGGTACGCGAAAGAGATTGAAAACCGGAACGTCAGTCAGGATGTGAGAAAACACGGTGTTGGAACCAAGTGCCAGAAGCAATGTGAACACCCCAATGACAGCTAGGGTCCTTACCGTCCGGTCTTTAATAAATTTCCAACATGCTGTGGCGATGGCGGCAATCAAAAAGACAATCCCGGCGTATGAGAGAAATTCCCAAAAGTTGGGTATGTAGTACAGGGTTTCGAAATGGTTCACTGTAAAAGGCTGGCTGGTATATCCGCCTCCAGCAGCAAACGGGAGCAGCAG
Proteins encoded in this window:
- a CDS encoding S1C family serine protease, coding for MASRWNDDFDNWSSGRRRSQLWVVVVVVGVVLYIAGVFSGMWIRPQSVQTAPAPANATQDNSQNAGGQLPAGGVSSNVVTRVYKASLPSIVTITSIPPNSKNGSQADIGTGFLVDTKGDIVTNNHVVAGQPTVQVTTGGHTYKGSVVGTDPLDDLAVVRVAELVGKKPLPLGSAKHLVPGQTVVAIGNPFALTGSVSSGIVSGLNRSMPTKSGRVMSGLVQTDAVLNPGNSGGPLLNSKGQVVGINTAIESPIEGSVGIGFAIPIDRFRSVMPKLVAGKTIQHPYLGISALPIDPVIQQKYQLPVSEGVLVISVKKGGPAAKAGIRGDTGTTKKIKGDGDVITQINGKPVTSVASLTAAISDYSVGSKVTVTLLRHGKTMHVQVVLGKWPKSLS
- a CDS encoding YfhO family protein; translated protein: MSSLTTWASRCARFGRRHGFFLLITIVLVVLSYPAWIHTGVPGTDDLSNLNIPQRQLLKWFYDNGRWPLWNPFNFGGQPLLAAGQSGPLYLPNIVFVLFPIVFATKLSYVLHEILLAVGMYALSWHVSRHRVAAVLGAVCFADSGFLVGHQIHTQMFDAMSWLPLIFLLFLRLHERFTRRRFVFLGLAFAMEVFAGHPQITFYTALFVVLYAALMWLWSPSFQALKRWFFTLTAFALGGLLASAQLIPTLQLVSYSDRADVSKSFLLLGSLPWSGLLQLLLPFAAGGGYTSQPFTVNHFETLYYIPNFWEFLSYAGIVFLIAAIATACWKFIKDRTVRTLAVIGVFTLLLALGSNTVFSHILTDVPVFNLFRVPARYVGLTDFSLAILAAIGFAQLLQASSQRTLRVLITSTVSVLIVVLLGVRWIGPYVKMTPAGFWVPLTLLVLLLLIIVVSFAVPDRAKSWLGYGLAVIAVVDLVSQTYSMSQFVEWEQGHFRQPTPLQKFISTHLSGPYPFSRVASLGTNSLMLDRSAINRIPSINGYDSLVADWYVRDVNLTWRDRTFLSEPRQFINALGVEYIVTGADAGGLTSSSQGVAKWMHWLPRLKNTSSLRIVMGAHHTVIDAYAPLFSVTLQSGSHYYTEQISGWPAPSYVIPIPKTWPKTAATKVTITSQSWQGTFNVKTVQLFTSHGTVSYNVNRTFGARVWKKVADFNGVTVWKNPNPLYAAWVTSPNDPLHPDYGTAKLKAWTPNQQSWTVNAGHSGEFVLSQTYDPNWEATVDGKKTPVTRISSMLTAVHVSRGKHVITLNYKPRSFQAGLGISLITLLFSVILLLDGSSVRNMVSFKNKSTPRRN